A region from the Deltaproteobacteria bacterium genome encodes:
- the secA gene encoding preprotein translocase subunit SecA: MLGIALKKIFGSRNERELKKIQPIVERINSLEPDIKRLTDAELAAFTQKFKERLKTGEALDDILPEAFAVVREVARRRLNMRHFDVQLLGGIVLHNGKISEMKTGEGKTLVATLPLYLNALEGKGCHLITVNDYLAKRDTQWMGPLYHSLGLSVGVIQHDASFLYDPAYVPKDERLYHLRPASRREAYQADITYGTNNEYGFDYLRDNMKFSLEEYVQRELNYAIVDEVDSILIDEARTPLIISGQAEESTDKYYTIDRIIPNLKKDAHFTVDEKARQVILTEDGVEKVEHLLNVENLYDPRHIETLHHVNQGLRAHVLFHRDVDYVAKDNQVIIVDEFTGRLMPGRRWSDGLHQAIEAKEKVKIENENQTLATITFQNYFRMYKKLAGMTGTADTEAAEFHAIYKLEVMIMPPNRLMRRTDYSDLIYKTEKEKFNAVIREVEEWHEKGRPVLVGTISIEKSERLASLLSKQGVRHHVLNAKQHEKEAEIIAQAGRVGAVTLSTNMAGRGTDIILGGNPEALAAEKAGKDDATDAYKYAFTAARQLCEEEKKQVIELGGLHIIGTERHESRRIDNQLRGRAGRQGDPGSSRFYLSLEDDLLRIFGSDRISSIMDRLGMEEDVPIEHGLVTKAIENAQKKVEAHNFDIRKHILEYDDVMNQQREVVYKYRRQILGQEGLKDMVAGFIEDAAEEIGFTYVDEKTHPEEWDTKAIKDAVYKQFDAQFDDKEFENLQSRDGLIDLVADEAKKTYDKKIGSIGEESFRHLEKVVMLHTLDTLWKDHLLAMDHLKEGIGLRGYGQKNPLQEYKKEGFDLFTDMIFRLKQEVCERLFKVQITREEDVASLEPVKRPQQFVLSRGESPEGVRGQGSVARDEKPKPVHVEQKVGRNEPCPCGSGKKYKKCCGK; the protein is encoded by the coding sequence ATGTTAGGCATAGCATTAAAAAAGATATTTGGAAGCAGAAACGAACGGGAACTAAAAAAGATTCAGCCCATTGTTGAAAGGATAAACAGCCTTGAGCCTGACATAAAAAGGCTTACAGATGCTGAGCTTGCGGCATTTACGCAGAAGTTTAAGGAAAGGCTTAAGACGGGCGAGGCGCTGGATGATATACTGCCGGAGGCATTTGCAGTTGTAAGGGAAGTGGCAAGGAGAAGGCTCAACATGAGGCATTTTGATGTCCAGTTATTGGGCGGGATTGTGCTTCATAATGGAAAGATTTCTGAGATGAAGACAGGGGAAGGCAAGACCCTTGTTGCAACCCTGCCCCTTTATCTTAATGCGCTGGAGGGCAAAGGGTGCCATCTTATTACGGTCAATGATTATCTTGCAAAGAGAGATACGCAGTGGATGGGCCCCCTGTATCACAGCCTCGGTTTATCTGTCGGCGTCATACAACATGATGCTTCATTCCTCTATGACCCTGCCTATGTGCCGAAGGATGAGAGGCTTTATCATCTGAGACCTGCGAGCCGCAGAGAGGCGTATCAGGCTGATATTACATACGGCACAAACAACGAGTACGGCTTTGATTACCTGCGCGACAATATGAAATTTTCCCTTGAAGAGTATGTCCAGAGGGAGCTTAACTACGCAATAGTTGACGAGGTGGACAGCATTTTGATAGATGAGGCGAGGACGCCGCTTATCATCTCAGGCCAGGCAGAAGAGTCCACTGATAAATATTATACAATTGACAGAATAATACCTAACTTGAAAAAGGACGCGCATTTTACAGTTGACGAAAAGGCAAGGCAGGTAATATTAACTGAGGATGGTGTTGAGAAGGTTGAGCATCTTTTGAATGTAGAAAACTTATATGACCCAAGGCATATTGAGACCCTGCATCATGTAAATCAGGGTCTGAGGGCCCATGTGCTTTTTCACAGAGATGTTGACTATGTAGCAAAGGATAACCAGGTCATCATAGTGGATGAGTTTACAGGCAGGCTCATGCCGGGAAGACGCTGGAGCGACGGCCTCCATCAGGCGATTGAGGCAAAGGAAAAGGTGAAGATAGAAAATGAAAACCAGACCCTTGCCACTATCACATTCCAAAATTATTTCAGGATGTATAAAAAGCTTGCAGGCATGACAGGCACGGCAGATACAGAGGCAGCGGAGTTTCATGCGATTTATAAGCTTGAAGTAATGATTATGCCTCCCAACAGGCTGATGAGGAGAACTGACTACTCTGATTTGATTTACAAGACTGAAAAAGAAAAGTTTAATGCGGTCATAAGGGAGGTGGAGGAGTGGCATGAAAAGGGGAGGCCTGTTCTGGTCGGCACTATTTCTATAGAAAAATCTGAAAGGCTGGCGAGTTTACTTTCAAAGCAGGGAGTCAGGCATCATGTGCTCAATGCAAAGCAGCATGAAAAAGAGGCGGAAATAATAGCCCAGGCAGGAAGGGTTGGCGCTGTGACACTTTCAACCAATATGGCAGGAAGGGGGACGGATATTATTCTTGGCGGGAATCCTGAGGCGCTGGCCGCGGAGAAGGCAGGAAAGGATGATGCTACGGATGCCTACAAATATGCGTTTACCGCCGCAAGACAACTTTGCGAGGAAGAGAAGAAGCAGGTTATTGAACTTGGCGGCCTGCATATTATTGGTACAGAACGGCACGAGTCGCGAAGGATAGACAACCAGTTAAGGGGCCGCGCAGGAAGGCAAGGCGACCCTGGTTCATCCAGATTTTATCTATCCCTTGAAGATGACCTTTTGCGCATATTTGGCTCGGACAGGATTTCTTCTATTATGGATAGGCTGGGCATGGAAGAGGATGTCCCGATTGAGCACGGCCTTGTCACAAAGGCCATAGAGAATGCCCAGAAAAAGGTTGAGGCGCACAACTTTGATATAAGGAAACACATCCTTGAATACGACGATGTAATGAACCAGCAGAGGGAGGTTGTTTACAAATACAGGCGGCAGATACTTGGTCAGGAAGGCCTGAAGGATATGGTTGCAGGTTTTATAGAGGATGCGGCAGAGGAGATTGGATTTACCTATGTGGATGAAAAAACACATCCTGAAGAGTGGGATACAAAGGCAATAAAGGATGCGGTTTATAAACAGTTTGATGCGCAGTTTGACGATAAGGAATTTGAGAATTTGCAATCACGGGACGGCTTGATTGACCTTGTTGCAGATGAGGCAAAGAAGACATACGATAAGAAGATTGGATCTATAGGCGAGGAGTCGTTCAGGCATCTGGAAAAGGTTGTAATGCTCCACACATTGGATACGCTCTGGAAAGACCATCTCCTTGCCATGGACCATTTGAAAGAAGGGATAGGACTCCGCGGCTACGGCCAGAAAAACCCTTTACAGGAATATAAAAAAGAGGGGTTTGACCTTTTTACAGACATGATATTCAGGCTGAAACAGGAGGTATGCGAGAGACTGTTTAAGGTTCAGATTACAAGGGAAGAAGATGTCGCAAGCCTTGAACCTGTGAAGAGGCCTCAGCAGTTTGTTTTGAGCAGAGGGGAAAGCCCGGAAGGGGTCAGGGGGCAGGGGTCGGTGGCCAGGGATGAAAAACCAAAGCCTGTTCATGTTGAGCAGAAGGTTGGCAGAAACGAGCCATGTCCCTGTGGGAGCGGCAAAAAATATAAGAAGTGCTGCGGGAAGTGA
- a CDS encoding 3-deoxy-D-manno-octulosonic acid transferase: MFFLYDILLHISLILLLPYFIFKMIFAGKYRKGILERFGFIGEGKLRKLSDSRVVWFHAVSVGEVKAVLPLLKHFKEKHMDVKIVFSTVTSTGNAVALKEGFQWIDSLVYFPFDFHWVVSSVVKRIKPKVFVVVEKEIWPNILRLFKKNGVPVMVVNGTISDRSFGRYRLFGFFFNRIFGSISYFLSQIQQDNIRAIALGVEPAKTSVAGNIKFDISHIGWSPAERDVFIRGFNIKNDDKIIVAGSTHAGEEEIILGIFKRLKQEFPSLRLIIAPRHPERFKDVEKLVIEKGLTVIRRTVVTPTSCLPSPTSYDVILLDTIGELSNIYSIAAVAFVGGTLVNIGGHNLLEPAVYKKPVIYGHYLKSYLEMAEMLEAAGGGIRVNNIKDLFEALKKLLADKAYAEKAGSAAYSALEENRGATEKCLKVLESFMVE, encoded by the coding sequence CTGATTCTTCTTCTGCCGTATTTTATTTTTAAGATGATATTTGCCGGCAAGTATCGCAAAGGTATATTAGAAAGATTTGGTTTTATAGGCGAAGGAAAACTCAGAAAACTATCCGATAGCCGGGTGGTTTGGTTTCATGCCGTTTCTGTTGGAGAGGTAAAGGCGGTTCTGCCGCTTCTGAAACATTTTAAAGAAAAACACATGGATGTAAAGATTGTATTTTCTACTGTTACATCAACGGGCAATGCAGTTGCTTTGAAAGAAGGTTTTCAATGGATTGACAGCCTTGTGTATTTTCCGTTTGACTTTCATTGGGTTGTTAGCAGTGTTGTAAAAAGAATAAAACCAAAAGTTTTTGTAGTAGTGGAAAAAGAGATATGGCCGAATATATTGAGGCTCTTTAAAAAAAATGGGGTTCCTGTAATGGTTGTAAACGGAACAATATCAGACCGCTCCTTCGGGCGGTACAGGCTGTTTGGGTTTTTCTTCAACAGGATATTCGGAAGCATATCTTATTTTTTAAGCCAGATACAACAGGATAATATCAGGGCAATAGCCCTGGGCGTGGAGCCTGCGAAGACCTCAGTGGCCGGCAATATAAAATTTGATATAAGCCATATTGGATGGTCTCCTGCTGAGAGGGATGTGTTTATCCGCGGGTTCAATATAAAAAATGATGATAAAATCATTGTCGCAGGAAGCACCCATGCGGGTGAGGAAGAAATTATACTTGGTATCTTTAAAAGGCTTAAACAGGAGTTTCCAAGTTTAAGATTGATAATTGCGCCAAGGCATCCGGAAAGGTTTAAAGATGTGGAGAAACTTGTCATAGAGAAGGGGCTTACTGTCATAAGACGAACTGTTGTAACTCCCACCTCCTGCCTCCCATCCCCTACCTCCTATGACGTAATACTTCTGGATACTATCGGGGAGCTTTCCAATATTTATAGCATTGCCGCTGTGGCATTCGTAGGCGGAACTCTTGTAAATATTGGAGGCCATAATCTTCTTGAACCTGCTGTTTATAAGAAGCCTGTAATTTATGGCCATTATCTTAAGAGTTATCTTGAAATGGCGGAGATGCTGGAAGCGGCAGGCGGGGGAATAAGGGTAAATAATATTAAAGACCTCTTCGAAGCGCTGAAGAAACTGCTTGCTGACAAGGCTTATGCAGAGAAGGCCGGCAGCGCAGCATACAGCGCACTGGAAGAGAATAGGGGTGCGACTGAAAAGTGTCTGAAGGTTTTAGAAAGTTTCATGGTGGAATAA